In Candidatus Omnitrophota bacterium, the following proteins share a genomic window:
- a CDS encoding SpoIID/LytB domain-containing protein, with protein sequence MKNFFLFLLLIIKSDLTFAQEEASPIILRVAVFNNVPTVEISFHESCSIEQLNNSGLIEVVSYLKKAKVFPSVEGLKIGERYYKVSGIKIKPLRKKGEVVINGRKYRGEIDILKTEGLKLLVINHVELEEYLYGVLCHEVSLYWPMEALKAHAIASRTYALYQQRINKNKDYDLTSDFYSQVYGGRNAERYRTTRAVNLTKGKVLIYKGELFPAYFHATCGGATEDASELWNIDIPPLKGVKCDFCYQSPHYLWERFISMKELKEKLSANGYYISGKILGIVPKEKNASGRIRKLNVIAENGKFEIAAKEFRQIFDPQVIRSTNFEVELESDGAVFRGYGWGHGVGLCQWGAYFMAIKGYKSEEILRFYYPGTEIKSVIGNR encoded by the coding sequence ATAACGTTCCTACCGTAGAAATTTCTTTTCATGAGAGCTGTAGTATAGAACAATTAAATAATTCTGGATTGATAGAAGTAGTTTCTTACTTAAAGAAAGCAAAGGTTTTTCCTTCAGTGGAAGGATTAAAGATTGGAGAACGGTATTATAAGGTTTCTGGTATAAAGATTAAACCTTTGAGAAAAAAAGGAGAGGTTGTTATAAATGGAAGAAAATATAGAGGTGAGATAGATATTTTAAAAACTGAGGGTTTAAAACTCCTTGTCATTAATCACGTTGAACTTGAGGAGTATCTTTATGGAGTACTTTGTCATGAAGTTTCATTGTATTGGCCCATGGAAGCACTTAAAGCCCACGCAATTGCTTCTCGTACCTATGCTCTATATCAACAGAGGATAAATAAAAATAAAGATTATGATTTAACCAGTGATTTTTATTCTCAAGTTTATGGGGGGAGGAATGCAGAGAGATACCGCACTACTCGTGCTGTAAATCTTACAAAAGGAAAAGTCCTTATTTATAAAGGGGAACTATTTCCTGCTTATTTCCATGCTACTTGCGGAGGGGCGACCGAAGATGCTTCAGAGCTATGGAATATTGATATTCCTCCACTGAAGGGAGTAAAGTGTGATTTCTGTTATCAATCTCCACATTATTTGTGGGAGAGGTTTATTTCTATGAAGGAACTGAAGGAGAAGTTGAGTGCTAATGGATATTATATTTCGGGGAAAATTCTGGGTATTGTTCCTAAAGAAAAAAATGCCAGTGGACGGATAAGGAAATTAAATGTCATTGCGGAGAACGGTAAATTTGAGATTGCCGCCAAAGAATTCCGCCAGATTTTTGACCCCCAGGTCATTAGAAGTACAAATTTCGAGGTGGAACTCGAATCCGATGGGGCAGTTTTTCGCGGTTATGGCTGGGGACACGGAGTAGGGCTTTGTCAATGGGGAGCGTATTTCATGGCAATTAAAGGTTATAAGTCAGAAGAGATTTTAAGGTTTTATTATCCGGGAACAGAAATAAAGTCCGTAATCGGTAATCGGTAA